TAGTCCTTGGAGCACTAATCTGATTTCACTGAGCAAGGTTTCCATAGTTGCTGCATTTTCCATTTATTTTCCCTCCGTTAAAATTTTTTCAATAAGGTTCTCTTCGTAATAGACTCGTTTCCCGATTCTGATTCTGTTCAATTTCCAGCGGCTGAGGGTACGTGCCGAAATATTGAGGAACTGTGCCACTTCCTGAGTGGTCAATAAATTACCATTTTTATTTTTCATTGTATTTTTTCTCCTTACAGCGTTCATCGCTGCCATCAATGGAAAAATATAAAAAAATATGAAAATCGGAACTTTCTGCCGGATTTTCCGACAGGAATATTTTTTCGAGAAACTTCCCCGAAAGCTGGTTTCATGCTTCAAGAAAATTCAGATGGAGGGTGAAGCCATGGGAACAACTTCCTTGCGGATGCTTTATATATAAGTAAAATAGCACTCTGCCTACTTTCTGCAGATGGGTGAAAAAAATCCTCAATGTTAACATTTTTTTATAATCATCTATTTATGTCATTGAATGACAGACAGGGATACTGGCAGTCCGAACAACCCTGTTTTTCACTTCGGATATTAAGGATGAATATGTGATGATTACAAATACCAAGGATTTTATGACGCTCTTGGGCTTCCAAGAGAATGATCTTGTCAGTTGGGGAGCCTCAGCTCCTGACTGGCGTTTCCATAGGAGCATCGCCACGGCTGGGGAGCTCTGGCAGACGAATGAGTCGGCAGAAGCTGACAACTATAATATGTATTACTCGATTTCGAGTTTCAAGGGCAGAGGGAAAGCAACCGAGGATCAGGTGGACAAGGTATTCGAGCTTGTATTGGATATTGACTATGGGGCTCACCATAAACGTGCCGAATTCGAAAATCGTGATCATGCGTGGCAATACATCAAGGAACATTTTCCCAAGCCGACCATAATCGTTCATACAGGCGGAGGTTTCCAGCTCCACTATAAACTCTCGACTCCACTTTCAGGGGATGCCAATAAAAGGCACTTCAAAATGCTTGTGGCGGCAATAGCCCGCCACTATCGAGTGGATTTCTGTTTTTCATTGGAGCATTTGTTCCGTTTGCCGTTCTCACGCAACATCAAGTCGGGAGCCGAAATCAGAGAGGTATCCATCTTGGAAGTGAACCCGGAAATATCATATACACTTGAGGAAATTCAGGACAAGTTCCTTCCGTCCGATTTTTCATTGGAAGAACCGACATCCCATGCCGTCGAAAAAAGCAGAATCGCTTCCATTAAAAAGGATACGCAGTCATTATTTGACCGTAGCGCCGTTGCGTTTCAGCTTCTCATCAGATGTTTGAAGTTCATACCGGATGTTTCCGATAAAGTGCTCGAAACCGCAATCGTCAATGATCCGGTGTTGTTCGATCACTATCATCAAAAGCGCCGCTTGGTCAGAATGGACATCCAGAGAGCTCGAAACAAGGTAATGGAAGAATCCATAGAATGTGTCCTTCCTGTCGAGAAATTCCATCTCAGCAACCCGGATTTGAGTTTGTATGACAAGGTCAGGAATAAGTTCGATCAGCAGTTCTTCAATACCCGTTCTCCTAAAATCGATATCACGTTATCCATTCTTGACCAGTGCAATAAACAGGAAAAACAGGCGCTTCTCAGCTTGCCTTGCAGCAGCGGGAAAAGTACAGCCGCTTTGTTATTTATCGCCGCTCATGCTTCGGCGAATCGTCGCTTCTGGTTGGTGTCGGAAAAGATCGTCGATTGCAAGCGCAATGCCGATGCGTTGAGAAAGTTGAACTGTAATGCACTCGCATTTCATGGACGTGACGGGGAATGCTGCAAGGTTGATGAGCAGGTTTTCCGTCATCAGAATAAGAAGCGCATCTGTTCCGAATGTCCCAATCCATGCGGAGCGGAATTGAAGTATTGTGCCGATGAATACCGTTTGGATTTGCCCTCAGCGGATGTCGTTTGCTGTACGCATGCACACTATAAGCATGCGTTGGCAAACGGGCAATTTTCGCCCAATATTCATATGGTCATCATTGATGAAAGTCCTGAATTGCTTGAAAATTTCTCGTTTCAGCAAAAAGACCTCAGCATTTTGTATAAACACTTGGCTGATTATCCTCCCGTCCTTGAATTGGAGGCTGATATGGTGGCAATCGAACAGCTCTTATCCGATCACTCCTGTCGCCGTATCAAGCCGTTGAACTATGATTTTTCTGAAATATCCCGTTACCTCTTTATGCAATTCCATCGCAAGGCAATAGCCATGGAGGAGTTCGAGTTCGCATTGGAATTCTGTCAGTTCTTCGGAAAAAATAAGAATATTTTCGGAATAGCTAAGGATCAGCATTATGAATTCATCGCAGGGACAGTGAAACTTGAAACTTCCGTCCAAACTATCATTTTGGATGGATCAGCCAAACTTCAAAGCACAAAATGGAAAGGCTTTTCCATCATAGAATGCGACCAGTTGAAAACCGCTTATCCGAATACGCATATCCACTGTATTCTCGACAATCCTACCAAGAATAAGTTGTCGAACAAGAAGGTCTTCCAAAAAATTATTGACGCAACCGACGAGCTTCTTACTCAATCCGATATGAATACCATACTTTTTGCCAACAAGAACTTGAGTTCAGAACCCATATTAGCCAGGGCGATTGACCGCCTCAAACAAACCATCATCAGTAAGAATGGCAACATCATTCCGTTACCTCGTGGACAACATGTCGGCAGTAACGCAGGGAGAACAGCTCAATTTTCCGTGATTGCGATGAGTTTGTTCCGTACCGTTTCAGCCTATGCTCTCCAAACGGCAATCTGCCGTGATGAGGAAATCGACGCTGGCAGAATCTGGGGAGAAACGGTTTTCAATGGAAAGAAAGTGCTCATTCCCAAGTTTTGCCGTGACGGTTCTTTTGCGGATAAGATGATCAATCAGCAATACCTCAAAACTCTTGAGCGTGATCTATACCAAGCCATCATGCGTGGCTGTATCAGAGAGCATTCCGATGCCGAATATCACGTGATCGCTTTGGTCAACATTCCTCAGTTAGTCAATTTATTGAAACTTGATCTACCGAAATGTCATATTCATTTTCTCGAAAACGAAGTGCTCAATCTCTATTTTCAAGGATACTCCGAAGCCGAAATTGCCCAAAAAACCGGAATTGCCAAAAGAACGGTCAGGGATCAGATCCTTAAAGTATCCGAATATTGCCGCTTGGACTGATTCTCTCAATGAAAAAGAGTGGTTTACCTTAAGAATACTATAGGTATTCCACTCTTTTCTTCTCGCTTGTGTCTCCACCAGTTCAAGCGGATAAGAGTTCAAACTTCTATGCGACTCTAAAATTTTAGTTAACTGACTGTTCATCAATCATATCCATCCAGTCCTTGTAGTCTTCTCTCACAGGCTCCAACTGACTGAAACAATCCATGCAACAGATCATGTCATTACCGACTCCATAAGCGACTTTTTCGTTTTCGGCGATGAGTTTGAAACAAATCCAACAAAATTTACTATTTTCATTTTTCATTTATTATTCTCCTATTTGAGGACACAAAAAAGGGGTACTCAGAACAACAGACCAATGCTACCGCCTAGGCAGTAAGCAATTCAGCGTGGTTGTTCTGAGCACCCCTTGTGCTCCGTGAATTACTTTTATGTTATGCTAAATATGAAATACTAAATAATATAGCATTATATTTAAAAAAGTCAAATTTTGTTTGAAAAACAATAGATTGTCACCTTGAAAATCAGAAGGTGAGGAAGCGATTTCCATTTCAGAAGATTTCTGGAATGACACGAGCAACTTTCTCGTGAGTTCTTCTTCAAAACCGTATTTGTCTCTCCCTCAAATGGCTTTCGCAAAATTTTCGCAAATCTGAGGGGGAAATCCTGCTTTTTCCACACAAAAAAAGAGATCGTGAATTTTACCTCACGACCTCATTTTGAGCTTAAAAATGGTACACCCGACGAGATTCGAACTCATGACCTTCTACTCCGGAGGCAGACGCTCTATCCAGCTGAGCTACGGGTGCACCAGCGTTTGACCTTAATATAACGCGGTTACGGCTTTTTTCCAATCTGAATCGATGTTTTTCCGGGATTTTTTTCCTCTCCGGCGCCGGAGGGGGGAATCCGACGGAAGCGGAACGGCTTTTCACGCTGGCGGACAAGTCCGCAAAAATTCATTTTTTTCATCGAGAACCGGTATTTCTCCAGGCGAATCCGCTGTTTCCGGTCTATATTATTCCGGACACCGGAATGTTTATTCATCTTATATCAGGAGCGGTTTATGTTTTTCATCGGCGGTCCCGGCAATGCCTTCTGCCGGAAAGTGATTGTTCTCGACAAACCCGTATCCGGCGCATTCGCTGCCGTGATCGCGGACCCACACTCCTACGCCTGCCCCTCGTGGATGGAAATTCCCGGTATGGAACACAACTGGCTGCTTGCCGGCAGTCTCCTCAAATACCGGCTCTTCGTCAATGGCAGGACGGCCGGCATCGGTCCGGCACGTCCCGTCGATCCCGCCCGGACCGTCGAAACCCATTTCCCGCTGACCGGCATTCTTCACAAAGGCGTCAATGTGGTCGGCGTCATGTCGCGCGGCGAACGGTTCGGCTTCGCGCTCTCCATCCGCATCGACTTCACCGACGGCTCGTACCGCGAATTCGTGACCGGTCCGGACTGGAAGGTTCTGCTGGCCAATGATATCTTCTCTCCGGTCTGCTGGAAAAAGCCCGCACTGTCGTTTCCGAAGGGGAGTCCGGGCCCCGGCGAACAGCCGGAACATATCAACGGAGAGCGCTTCCCGTACGGCTGGCTTTCTCCGGATTTCGACGATTCGGCCTGGGAGCAGGCCGTCTGTTTAGCGGATGACAAGGCGTATTCGCTCGAACCGGCGCAGATTCCGCAATATCAGGAGACCCGTATCGCTCCGGTCAGCATTGAGCGTCTTGACGACGGCCGCATCGTCGTCGATTTCGGCCGCGCGGTTTTCGGCTCGCTCGAACTCGCCTGCCGCCGAGCCGCCCTCGTCGAAGTGCGGCTCGGCGAGGAGCTGCTGCCGTACGGAGGCGTCCGCTTTCAGATGCGGACCGGCAACTGTTATCAGGAAGGCTGGAGTTTCCCGGAAGGCGGCGCGCGGCTCTTTCAGTTCGGACTGCGTTCGTTCCGCTATGCCGAGCTAGTCGGCTATCCGGGCAAACTGATTCCGCGCAGCATCGCGGCACTGGCGCTGAACTCACCGTTCGACGACGGCGATTCGGCCTTCGACTGTTCCGATCCGCGACTCGGACAGGTCTGGCAGCTCTGCAAAAACTCAGTCAAGTATACGACGCTCGACGTTTATCAGGATTGTCCGAGCCGTGAACGCATGGCTTACGAGGCGGATGCCTACATCAATATGCTGACCCACTTTTCGGTCGAAGCCCGCACCCGCGTGGCGCGGCGCACGATCCTCTACCAGATGAACCACTATACCTGGCCGTGTGAATGGCGGCTTTTCATGGCGCCGGTCGTCTACGAGTATTTCATGCATACGGGTGACCGCGCCCTGCTCAAACAGGTTTACGGGCGGCTGACGGCCGAATGCAGCTTCCACCGGCTGCTGCGGGACGGCCTTGTGCCGGAGTTCCCGATGCGGGTCATCGTCGACTGGCCGCAGTCCTGCCGCGACAACTATGAATTCGGGCCGGACAACGCCGTGCCGAACGCCTTCGTCTACTGGTCGCTCGACACTCTGTCCAAACTGGCCGGTTATCTCGGGAAAAAAGCGGACTGCACCGAATTCGCCGCCCTCGCCGCAAAGGTGAAGCTGGCGTTCAACGAACGGCTGTTCGACCCGGAGCAGGAGCTCTTCGTCGACAATTCGAAGAGCCGCCATGCCGGATTCCACACGAACATGTTCGCTGTCGCTTTCGATCTGGTCGGGGCGGACCGGCTGGAGCGTGTCGCGGATTTCATCGACCGTTCCGGCATGAAGTGCAGCGTCTACGGCGCGCAGTTCTACCTTGACGCCCTGTTCAAGTGCCGTCGCGCCGACCGGGCGATCGAACTCATGACCGCTGATTCCGACCGGAGCTGGCTCAATATGATCCGGCTCGGGGCAACGGTGACGACGGAAGCGTGGAATCCGGAACTGAAACCGAACATGAGCTTCGTCCACCCGTGGGGAAGCGCTCCGGGCAATGTGATTCCCCGCCGTCTCTTCGGGCTGCAGCCGACGGCGCCGGGCTGGCGGGAATTCTCCTTCGACCCGCAGCCGGGACCGCTCGACTTCGGAACATACCGGCTGAAGACGCCGGCGGGAATCGTGGCGGCCGGCTTCGACCGCCGCAGCGGAGAACTCCGTTCCAGCTGTTCTCTCATGCGCAACGAGGAGTGTCCACGCTGAACTCCCTCCGCTGCCGTTCCCGGTACAGTGAACAAAGGAGCTGCCGCATACCTTGAGGTTTTGCAGCAGCCCCCTTGTTGCGGTGCGGTTGTTTCGGTTAAAGCGCGTTTGCGGCGATTTTGACGACAACCTTCACGACATGGCGCGGCGGCGTCGGCGGATACGGCTGCTCGGAGGCCACCGGACACTCGCGGCAGTAGAGTTCCCCGGCGCAGCTCACGCCGGGCATATGCCCCTCTTCCGGGAAAAATACGGCGAAGTTGCCCGGAACGAGCGTCAACGGAACCGATTGCTCGATCGCAAGCCGGTAAAACGCAATGTCTTTCTCCGCATTATACGGAACCGTCTCCTTCAAACCGGCGACGGAGCGGCAGACGATCGACTCCTCGCCGGAGAGCAGAAGCTGGATGTCGACGTATTTCCGGTGAATCTCGAGCTTGTCCGGGTCCGCATCGTGTGTCTCGTACCCCTGCACCATCGCATATACGCGGTCGCCGTCGAGCTCATAGCGGCCGGCCGGCGTCTCCGGCGTGCAGCCGGCCAGAAACGCCGACACCTTTTCCCATGCCTCCGGAGCCAGTTTCCGGTAGGCCGCAAAATTTTTCATCGAATCGTAAATCATCGGTTCAGCCTCCTGTCCTGCCGTGATGAAAAGCCGTGGAACGGGCTCAAAAAAAGGCGGTTGCAAAACCGCCCGTCATCTGAATCTGGTACCGAGGGCGGGACTTGAACCCGCATGGTCGTAACCGGTTGATTTTGAGTCAACTGCGTCTGCCATTCCGCCACCCCGGCACATGCTTTAAACCGAATATCGGCAATTTCTGAGCTCAACACTATAAGATTTTGAGTCTAGTGCGTCTGCCATTCCGCCACTTCGGTAATTCTTTATTAAAATAGTCGCTGTTTTTTGAAAATCAAGGCGGAACAAATAAAAAAGCGCCCCATTTCCGCAGGGGCGCTCCAGGCCGGATCATTTCTCCCTGTCCAGCAGGTACTGGTCGAAGCCGTATTCGTTTTCGTCGAACCCTCTGAGCCCGAAATTGCTTATCCGGCCGCCGATTTTCCCGGCCTCCTCCGCAAAATCCGCCGGGACCGGTGTTTTCGGATCGACCGGAATCACAGTCAGCACCGCGACCAGCTGCGACTTCTTCACCGTCTCGTTCTCGGCCGAGAAGAGCCAGCCGAGCACCGGAATATCGCCGAGGAACGGCACTTTGCTGACGCTGCGCACGAGTTCCGACTTCTCCAACCCGCCGATGTAGAAGGTTCCGCCGTCGTTTGCAACCTGAATATTCGTGTCGAGCGCCGCCATGCTCGTACGCGGCTCCCCGTTGCTTTTGAAGCCGATCAAATTCGTGTTGCTCATCGAAACCTTCACGATCGACTGTCTGCCGTTGATCTCCGGCGTCAGGGAAAGCGTGAAGCCGAATTCGGCCTGCTTCGTCACGCGGGTTTTGTCCTTCTTCGGCGCATAGGCGTACGCACGGCTCCAGTCGTCGAGCGTCGTCGTCACCGCCGGGGAGACCGTATCGTCGGTATACGAGATCGCGGCGTCGTAAGCCTGCGCAACGCGGCCGAGGTTCCTGCCGTCCGCACGCACGAATGCCGCACCGGAGTCGTTCAGCGAAAGCGTGTAATAAGTCCGTGTGTTGATCTGCGTCCGGGTCAGGACGACCTCGCCGTCATACGAAGCCGGATCGATCGAAATCGCCATCCCCTTCTTCTGGTCCACCGCGGAGAGCGTGTAGGCCGGTCCCCATTCCGAAACCACGATCGATTCGTTGAGCACGTTTCCGTTCCCGGCCGTCTCGGTTCCTTCGACGATGACCGGCATGCGCGTCACGTTCGAGACCATGCCGGTGGCGCGGTTCATGATCGACAGCCGCCCGCCGGTCACGACCTTCGCTTTGCTCCTCGCAACGAGAAAATCCAGATACTTCGAATTCCATTTCGGATTGAAATTGATAAAACTCGAATGCGATTCCCTGATCAGGTTCGA
The DNA window shown above is from Victivallis lenta and carries:
- a CDS encoding type II secretion system protein GspD, with the protein product MKKTGKLFLILLGAGLSFGAAAESWNTPTPAPLPTQVQPRLNVQIGKETEEITFVNTNNDPFVYTKVYILKHADPYEIRPYIMSAIRSRRVDTNLTKVEAVKYADGTGMLIVSAEEYRFKPVENGMSIDAIVTELDKPDLKSEEGRKYFLYYPKYFDSISLAKLIRQVGMIRSGDSVELDGGIDAVRADTGLNALLFYSTPASVRNIGSVLEQYDAPATEALVEYRIYELGTENDGNLGVDFQAWKNGPGADLFAAGARYMSGWDRLANNVASNLIRESHSSFINFNPKWNSKYLDFLVARSKAKVVTGGRLSIMNRATGMVSNVTRMPVIVEGTETAGNGNVLNESIVVSEWGPAYTLSAVDQKKGMAISIDPASYDGEVVLTRTQINTRTYYTLSLNDSGAAFVRADGRNLGRVAQAYDAAISYTDDTVSPAVTTTLDDWSRAYAYAPKKDKTRVTKQAEFGFTLSLTPEINGRQSIVKVSMSNTNLIGFKSNGEPRTSMAALDTNIQVANDGGTFYIGGLEKSELVRSVSKVPFLGDIPVLGWLFSAENETVKKSQLVAVLTVIPVDPKTPVPADFAEEAGKIGGRISNFGLRGFDENEYGFDQYLLDREK
- a CDS encoding alpha-L-rhamnosidase C-terminal domain-containing protein; this encodes MFFIGGPGNAFCRKVIVLDKPVSGAFAAVIADPHSYACPSWMEIPGMEHNWLLAGSLLKYRLFVNGRTAGIGPARPVDPARTVETHFPLTGILHKGVNVVGVMSRGERFGFALSIRIDFTDGSYREFVTGPDWKVLLANDIFSPVCWKKPALSFPKGSPGPGEQPEHINGERFPYGWLSPDFDDSAWEQAVCLADDKAYSLEPAQIPQYQETRIAPVSIERLDDGRIVVDFGRAVFGSLELACRRAALVEVRLGEELLPYGGVRFQMRTGNCYQEGWSFPEGGARLFQFGLRSFRYAELVGYPGKLIPRSIAALALNSPFDDGDSAFDCSDPRLGQVWQLCKNSVKYTTLDVYQDCPSRERMAYEADAYINMLTHFSVEARTRVARRTILYQMNHYTWPCEWRLFMAPVVYEYFMHTGDRALLKQVYGRLTAECSFHRLLRDGLVPEFPMRVIVDWPQSCRDNYEFGPDNAVPNAFVYWSLDTLSKLAGYLGKKADCTEFAALAAKVKLAFNERLFDPEQELFVDNSKSRHAGFHTNMFAVAFDLVGADRLERVADFIDRSGMKCSVYGAQFYLDALFKCRRADRAIELMTADSDRSWLNMIRLGATVTTEAWNPELKPNMSFVHPWGSAPGNVIPRRLFGLQPTAPGWREFSFDPQPGPLDFGTYRLKTPAGIVAAGFDRRSGELRSSCSLMRNEECPR
- a CDS encoding helix-turn-helix domain-containing protein, whose protein sequence is MKNKNGNLLTTQEVAQFLNISARTLSRWKLNRIRIGKRVYYEENLIEKILTEGK
- a CDS encoding YhcH/YjgK/YiaL family protein; its protein translation is MIYDSMKNFAAYRKLAPEAWEKVSAFLAGCTPETPAGRYELDGDRVYAMVQGYETHDADPDKLEIHRKYVDIQLLLSGEESIVCRSVAGLKETVPYNAEKDIAFYRLAIEQSVPLTLVPGNFAVFFPEEGHMPGVSCAGELYCRECPVASEQPYPPTPPRHVVKVVVKIAANAL
- a CDS encoding terminase gpP N-terminus-related DNA-binding protein, whose translation is MITNTKDFMTLLGFQENDLVSWGASAPDWRFHRSIATAGELWQTNESAEADNYNMYYSISSFKGRGKATEDQVDKVFELVLDIDYGAHHKRAEFENRDHAWQYIKEHFPKPTIIVHTGGGFQLHYKLSTPLSGDANKRHFKMLVAAIARHYRVDFCFSLEHLFRLPFSRNIKSGAEIREVSILEVNPEISYTLEEIQDKFLPSDFSLEEPTSHAVEKSRIASIKKDTQSLFDRSAVAFQLLIRCLKFIPDVSDKVLETAIVNDPVLFDHYHQKRRLVRMDIQRARNKVMEESIECVLPVEKFHLSNPDLSLYDKVRNKFDQQFFNTRSPKIDITLSILDQCNKQEKQALLSLPCSSGKSTAALLFIAAHASANRRFWLVSEKIVDCKRNADALRKLNCNALAFHGRDGECCKVDEQVFRHQNKKRICSECPNPCGAELKYCADEYRLDLPSADVVCCTHAHYKHALANGQFSPNIHMVIIDESPELLENFSFQQKDLSILYKHLADYPPVLELEADMVAIEQLLSDHSCRRIKPLNYDFSEISRYLFMQFHRKAIAMEEFEFALEFCQFFGKNKNIFGIAKDQHYEFIAGTVKLETSVQTIILDGSAKLQSTKWKGFSIIECDQLKTAYPNTHIHCILDNPTKNKLSNKKVFQKIIDATDELLTQSDMNTILFANKNLSSEPILARAIDRLKQTIISKNGNIIPLPRGQHVGSNAGRTAQFSVIAMSLFRTVSAYALQTAICRDEEIDAGRIWGETVFNGKKVLIPKFCRDGSFADKMINQQYLKTLERDLYQAIMRGCIREHSDAEYHVIALVNIPQLVNLLKLDLPKCHIHFLENEVLNLYFQGYSEAEIAQKTGIAKRTVRDQILKVSEYCRLD